In Triticum aestivum cultivar Chinese Spring chromosome 5B, IWGSC CS RefSeq v2.1, whole genome shotgun sequence, the following proteins share a genomic window:
- the LOC123115423 gene encoding cell number regulator 2: protein MPSVQGRSHSRQAAPTPTMANTTSWSSGLCGCFDDVGGCCLTFFCPCVTFGRIAAIVDKGETSCFVSGTGYLLLNWLTGLACLHSFRYRSKLREQYGLQEKPCPDCCVHMFCEACALCQEYRELKTRGFDMSAGWQENGAATAAPQMNPGMTR from the exons ATGCCCAGCGTACAGGGCCGCTCACACAGCAGGCAAGCAGCACCGACGCCCACCATGGCCAACACTACCTCCTGGTCCAGTGGCCTGTGCGGCTGCTTCGACGACGTTGGCGGCT GTTGCCTGACCTTCTTCTGCCCCTGCGTCACCTTCGGGAGGATCGCCGCGATCGTCGACAAGGGAGAAACAT CTTGCTTTGTGAGCGGGACCGGGTATCTGCTCCTGAACTGGTTGACGGGGTTGGCCTGCCTCCACTCCTTCCGCTACCGCTCCAAGCTGCGGGAACAGTATGGCCTCCAGGAGAAGCCCTGCCCCGACTGCTGCGTCCACATGTTCTGCGAGGCCTGCGCCCTCTGCCAGGAGTACCGCGAGCTCAAGACCCGCGGCTTCGACATGAGCGCCG GATGGCAGGAGAATGGCGCCGCGACCGCCGCGCCCCAGATGAACCCAGGGATGACTCGCTAG
- the LOC123115424 gene encoding uncharacterized protein — protein sequence MVGGRRLSELLREQQEPFLLLHGEPCCSSVQDRGARASWRRAMRRALPRWRWAGLAAGCFPCTARRKRESFRPLPRAGHACCNDDAVATESDGGDGARRLSPVSVLDVLRCSDEEEEASSSPTLSHSGEEEDNDEKPSWTPAGSSPPPPDPLTDEKEEWRKVVSSWERIAGDIARVPALAELDLSSSMSAREWEWHGESEAERVGASVEAIIFEEMSAEAVRDMVDRAIASRSAPSPS from the exons ATGGTCGGCGGCAGGAGGCTCTCGGAGCTGCTCCGGGAGCAGCAGGAGCCGTTCCTCCTCCTTCACGGAGAGCCCTGCTGCTCCTCCGTCCAAGACAGGGGCGCCAGGGCTTCTTGGCGTAGGGCCATGAGGAGGGCGCTGCCGCGGTGGCGCTGGGCCGGCCTTGCCGCCGGATGCTTCCCCTGCACCGCCCGCCGCAAGCGCGAGAGCTTCCGCCCTCTGCCGCGCGCGGGCCACGCGTGCTGCAACGACGATGCTGTGGCTACGGAAtccgacggcggcgacggcgcgagGCGGCTCAGCCCGGTGTCCGTCCTGGACGTGCTGCGCtgctccgacgaggaggaggaggcgtcgtcGTCGCCCACGCTTAGCCACT CAGGGGAGGAGGAAGACAACGACGAGAAGCCATCGTGGACGCCAGCTGGGAGCTCGCCGCCACCACCCGACCCGCTCACCGACGAGAAGGAGGAGTGGAGGAAGGTGGTTTCGTCGTGGGAGCGGATCGCGGGGGACATCGCAAGGGTCCCGGCGCTTGCGGAGCTGGACCTTTCAAGCTCCATGTCGGCGAGGGAGTGGGAGTGGCACGGGGAGTCGGAGGCAGAGCGGGTGGGCGCGAGCGTGGAGGCCATCATCTTCGAGGAGATGAGCGCGGAGGCCGTGCGCGACATGGTCGATCGAGCTATAGCGAGTCGGAGCGCTCCTAGTCCAAGCTAG